Within Mongoliitalea daihaiensis, the genomic segment GCTGTTTTAGCCAGCTCTCCCAACTCTGTCAAATCATCATTGATTCGTTGGCTTTCCTGTAAAAACTCTGGAAACTGAGAAATGAGTCTACCAGCAAGAGAGATATCACGTGTCTCAACCTTGATTTCTGCTGAATCTGTAAATGCTTTTACAATTGGTAAAAATGAATAAGTTGCTAGTGCTGGAGCTTCATCCGTAAGCGTATAAAGAATTTTTGCCGCGTTCGTTGTCATTAGTTAATGATTCTTGTTTGGATTGATTTAAACTGAAAGGTTAACTGGATTTACTTTTGTAAAATTCCTTAACCTTAAAAATCGGGCTAAAATAAGTAAAAAATCCCATTTTTAAGGTATTGTGAAATTATCGGCATCCATCCATGCTGGAAATTTAGCCCGATATTCCATCAGGGGTTTATACCCCAAAGTGCTGTAAAGCACACAATCTTCGTCTTCATTAAAGACCAGCGTATTCCCTTTAAAGTCATATACGGCACTGTGCCCCGAATAGGGGATAGCATTCCCATCCTGCCCTACTCGATTGACTCCTAGGGAGTAGCAAAGATTTTCGATCGCCCGCGCTTGCAAAAGTATATCCCAAGCTGAAATTCTTGGTTTTGGCCAACTAGCCACAAAAAGGATTAAATCATACGCTAACATGTCCCCTTCCATTGTATTTCGAGACCAAACAGGGAAGCGGAGATCATAGCATATCTGTGGGAGGATTTTCCATCCTTTATAAGAAATAATGATGGTAGCTTGACCTGGAGCATAGTGCTGTTCTTCGTTGGCCATTCGAAATAGGTGACGTTTATCATAGGTAAAGATCTTGCCATCCGGCTCAACCCATAAAAAGCGATTGTAAAAGTTCCCTGCATCACTTATTACAATGGAGCCACAAATTACAGCGCGAGTTTGAGCGGCCATCTGTTTCATCCATTTAGTAGTGGTCAAATTCATTGGTTCAGCTACTTCAACAGCATCCATCGTAAATCCTGTAGTAAACATTTCAGGTAAGACGATGATATCCAAAGGCTGTTGCAGATTAAAAATTTTTTCTTCCAACATAGCCAAATTGGCTGTTTTATTCTTCCAAAAAAGGGAAGTTTGTATAAGTGCTACTTTTAAATCAGGTATTGACATAGGAAATAAACTTCACAGAACTAAGAATTCAGCTGAATCCTTGACTTACTTCAACGGATACACCATCCGGTAATCGGTTGAGATTTTCCCTTTGCTGACATCGATCAGCTTGCTTTGTATCAGTCGTTTTTTTAATCCTTTGAGATAATCCACAAAAAGAATTCCTTCCAAATGATCATACTCGTGTTGAATAACCCTTGCAGTCATTCCTGAAAACTCCTCTTCTTTCAAGTTCCAATTTTCATCGTAATACTCAATAGTCAGCTTTTCGGGACGAATGATTTCTGCGCGAACATCTGGAATACTGAGACAACCTTCTTCGAATCCATAATTATCTCCGTATTCATCCAATATAATTGGATTGATAAAGGCTCTGCGGATGCCTTTTTCCTCATCCTCTTCATCTAGCATCAAGGAGCTATCAATTACAAATAATCGAATACCTTTATTGATTTGGGGAGCTGCCAATCCAACGCCGTTGGCATGGTCCATGGTGCTGTACATATCTTTGATCAGCTCAGACAAATCATCTCCTTCATGTATTTCTTCAGCTTCTTTTTTTAATATGGGGTTGCCATAAGCAACAATTGGGTATATCATAATCTATCTAAATAGGTCTGTAATATGATTGCAGCGCTCAGTTTGTCCAAGTTCCCTGCTTTTTCTTTTCTATCTTTTTTCTTAGAACCCATAGCTATCATGGATTGCATAGCCATTTTGGAGGTAAAACGCTCGTCTACAAATGTTATGGGCATCTCAGGAAACACTTTTGTTAAGCGTTTTTTTAACGCTTCCACCAAAGGAGTCATTTGATTAGGGGTACCATCCAGTGATTTGGGGTATCCAATGATAAGCAATTCAACCGTTTCTTTTATGAAATAATTCCTTAAATAATCCTCTAAAGTGTGGGTTGGAATAGTTTCTAAGGGATTTGCAATCATTTTTAAAGGGTCCGTGACTGCCAAACCCGTGCGCTTAGTGCCCAAATCAATGGCTAGAATCCTCCCCATTTAGTTGCTGATTATTTTTTTCTTCAACCTTCTCACAACTTCACGCTCAAGTTCAATAGCTTTAGGAAATAGTAAGGTATCCTCAATGGTAGCATGTACTTGCAATTCTTTTTCAAAAACCTGCAATTCATGGTAAAGAACCTTAATGGCTGTAGGGGCATCTGCTTCCAACTGATAATCCTTCGTAAGTTGTCGGATACCAACCATCTCATCATCATGCGCTTCATGCTGATCTGATAAGTGAGAAATTGGCTTCTGCTTCAAAATTTTCAAGGCATCTGGCAATATGTATACGTCAGATTCTATTTCTTGCAGTAATTTGATGCGATTAAACAAAGTCGTCTCTTCTTCATGGATGTGGTGGATGAAATCTTCTACAAATAATGGAAACAACATCTTTAGGTCACCTAATATCCCGTCATACATGCCTTCGACACGGATTCCCCCGATCATATTGGACAGAAAAGGCAACTCCTGCCTTACAAAAAAGTAATGCTTGCGCTTCAAATACGCCATGAGAACTTCAATCGGCTTTAAATAAAGATCTTCATGACTAGGTTCTTTGCGCAATGCCCAAGATTCCAATTCTGCTGTCAACTGCTGAGGATTAATTTTAAATTTTTCACAGACCTCGGCAAGGGAATTGTGTTCATACAAAAAAAAGTCAATGCCAAAATAATGTAATACAGCCGCAAAAACATAGTTTTCTTCTACCAGTTCCTTGATGGGCTTATGATGACTATTTGATTTCAACTCTGACATTCAACAAAATTACTTTATTTTACATAAATTAAGACAAAGACTTCGCCAAAAATCAAATAATCACGTTTATTTAAACGAATTGGTCGAGTTTACAGTTAAATTGTATATTTGAAGATATTCGAAAGTCCCAAAAACTAACTACCTACAAAACCGTGAGTGAAATAAAAAACAGTAAACAGCAAATTAGGGTACCAATTATATTGGCCTTGGGGATTTCTGCAGGGATTTGGATTGGAGCCACCTTTGCGGAACCAAAAAATGACCGAAATGACTTAAGAGCTGCGATTTACAAGTTGCAGGAAATTATTACATATATCAATCGAGATTATGTAGACAGTGTCAATACGAATGAGTTGGTGGAATATGGAATCCAACAGATGTTGGAAAAACTAGATCCACACTCCTCTTATATCCCTGCAAGGGATGCCACTTTGGCCAAGTCGCAATTAGAAGGTGAATTTGATGGCATCGGTGTTGAATTTGGGATTATCCGTGACACCATCTATGTGGTTGCTCCATTAACTGGTGGTCCGTCA encodes:
- the ruvX gene encoding Holliday junction resolvase RuvX, with protein sequence MGRILAIDLGTKRTGLAVTDPLKMIANPLETIPTHTLEDYLRNYFIKETVELLIIGYPKSLDGTPNQMTPLVEALKKRLTKVFPEMPITFVDERFTSKMAMQSMIAMGSKKKDRKEKAGNLDKLSAAIILQTYLDRL
- a CDS encoding amidohydrolase → MSIPDLKVALIQTSLFWKNKTANLAMLEEKIFNLQQPLDIIVLPEMFTTGFTMDAVEVAEPMNLTTTKWMKQMAAQTRAVICGSIVISDAGNFYNRFLWVEPDGKIFTYDKRHLFRMANEEQHYAPGQATIIISYKGWKILPQICYDLRFPVWSRNTMEGDMLAYDLILFVASWPKPRISAWDILLQARAIENLCYSLGVNRVGQDGNAIPYSGHSAVYDFKGNTLVFNEDEDCVLYSTLGYKPLMEYRAKFPAWMDADNFTIP
- the def gene encoding peptide deformylase, whose amino-acid sequence is MIYPIVAYGNPILKKEAEEIHEGDDLSELIKDMYSTMDHANGVGLAAPQINKGIRLFVIDSSLMLDEEDEEKGIRRAFINPIILDEYGDNYGFEEGCLSIPDVRAEIIRPEKLTIEYYDENWNLKEEEFSGMTARVIQHEYDHLEGILFVDYLKGLKKRLIQSKLIDVSKGKISTDYRMVYPLK
- a CDS encoding hemerythrin domain-containing protein, whose protein sequence is MSELKSNSHHKPIKELVEENYVFAAVLHYFGIDFFLYEHNSLAEVCEKFKINPQQLTAELESWALRKEPSHEDLYLKPIEVLMAYLKRKHYFFVRQELPFLSNMIGGIRVEGMYDGILGDLKMLFPLFVEDFIHHIHEEETTLFNRIKLLQEIESDVYILPDALKILKQKPISHLSDQHEAHDDEMVGIRQLTKDYQLEADAPTAIKVLYHELQVFEKELQVHATIEDTLLFPKAIELEREVVRRLKKKIISN